A single region of the Ornithorhynchus anatinus isolate Pmale09 chromosome 13, mOrnAna1.pri.v4, whole genome shotgun sequence genome encodes:
- the LOC100092206 gene encoding olfactory receptor 4Q3-like, whose translation MTPSACHGPSDRSLRAEKSANNSAVTEFVLLGLPSSRAPRLLLSCLFSAAFAAIVLGNLLIVVSVRADRRLLQAPMYLFLAHLAFLDLGLGCVTVPKVLEDLLRGRNTISFPACLAQVCALHLLGASEMLLLTAMAFDRYVAICRPLRYLAVMDGRLRRRLVTACWAGGFVHSATQAALVLRLPFCGPNRLDNFYCDVPQLTKLACADTAVVEALMVANSGLLSLACFVVLLASYTVILATLRSRLRHGRGLATCASHLTVVSLIFGPCVFIYLRPFRSFPVDKVISVFYTVVTPGLNPLVYTLRNAEVKAATQRLGRTLAASCRRRRPGE comes from the exons ATGACACCCAGCGCCTGTCACGGGCCGTCAGACAG GTCCCTCAGGGCCGAGAAGAGCGCGAACAACTCTGCCGTGACGGAGTTTGTCCTCCTGGGACTGCCCTCTTCCCGGGCGCCgcggctgcttctctcctgcctcttctcggCGGCCTTCGCGGCCATCGTGCTGGGGAACCTCCTGATTGTGGTGTCCGTGCGCGCTGACCGGCGCCTCCTGCAAGCGCCCATGTACTTGTTTCTGGCCCACCTGGCCTTCCTGGACCTGGGCCTAGGCTGCGTCACCGTGCCCAAGGTCCTGGAAGACCTCCTGCGGGGCCGGAACACCATCTCCTTCCCGGCCTGCCTGGCCCAGGTGTGCGCCCTGCACCTGCTGGGGGCCAGCGAGATGCTCCTGCTCACGGCCATGGCCTTCGACCGCTACGTGGCCATTTGCCGGCCACTGCGCTACCTGGCCGTCATGGACGGGCGCCTGCGCCGCCGCCTGGTGACCGCCTGCTGGGCCGGGGGCTTCGTGCACTCGGCCACGCAGGCCGCCCTCGTCCTGCGGCTCCCGTTCTGCGGCCCCAACCGGCTGGACAACTTCTACTGCGACGTCCCCCAGCTCACCAAGCTGGCCTGCGCCGACACCGCCGTCGTGGAGGCGCTCATGGTGGCCAACAGCGGCCTGCTGTCCCTCGCCTGCTTCGTCGTCCTGCTCGCCTCCTACACCGTGATCCTGGCCACGCTGAGGTCGCGCCTGCGCCACGGACGGGGCCTGGCCACCTGCGCCTCGCACCTGACCGTGGTCAGCCTGATCTTCGGGCCGTGCGTTTTCATCTACCTGCGGCCCTTCCGCAGCTTCCCGGTCGACAAGGTGATCTCCGTCTTCTATACCGTAGTCACCCCGGGCCTGAACCCGCTCGTCTACACGCTGCGGAACGCCGAGGTGAAGGCGGCCACCCAAAGGCTGGGGCGGACGCTCGCTGCCTCCTGCCGCCGCCGGCGGCCGGGAGAGTGA